One part of the Spiribacter salinus M19-40 genome encodes these proteins:
- a CDS encoding SDR family NAD(P)-dependent oxidoreductase → MENDLAIVTGASSGIGAALTRRLAATGRPVVAVARREALLAELSDSHPSVIPCPADVADTAGQAAIIAAAADRPVSLLIHNAGVLEPVGLLVEQSPDALRQALAINLEAPIALTRALVGQMPAGARILHVSSGAAHRALAGWGAYCISKAGLHMAYQILRQELADRDIAVGSVRPGVVDTPMQALIRAQTQEDFPAVERFRALKAMGELTSAEDAAAFIEAVVNLRDAQRFSEAEWDIREHTPVTA, encoded by the coding sequence ATGGAAAACGACCTCGCTATTGTGACGGGTGCAAGCAGCGGCATTGGGGCGGCCTTAACACGGCGCCTGGCCGCTACAGGACGGCCAGTTGTGGCCGTGGCACGACGTGAGGCGCTACTGGCCGAGCTAAGCGATTCACACCCATCGGTTATCCCGTGCCCAGCGGATGTTGCCGACACGGCGGGACAGGCGGCCATCATAGCGGCCGCCGCTGATCGACCGGTGTCGCTCCTGATTCATAATGCTGGTGTGCTTGAGCCGGTAGGTCTGCTTGTTGAGCAGTCCCCCGACGCCCTGCGACAGGCGCTCGCGATCAATCTCGAGGCGCCCATAGCGCTGACAAGGGCCCTGGTGGGCCAGATGCCAGCCGGTGCACGCATCCTTCACGTCTCCTCTGGTGCGGCACATCGGGCGTTGGCGGGGTGGGGCGCGTACTGCATCAGTAAAGCGGGCCTGCACATGGCCTATCAGATCCTGCGACAAGAACTGGCTGATCGCGATATCGCGGTCGGGAGTGTGCGCCCGGGTGTGGTGGATACCCCCATGCAGGCCCTGATTCGTGCGCAGACGCAGGAGGATTTTCCTGCCGTTGAGCGCTTCCGCGCCTTAAAGGCGATGGGTGAACTCACGTCGGCCGAAGACGCAGCGGCATTCATTGAGGCCGTCGTGAATCTTCGCGACGCGCAGCGATTCAGCGAAGCGGAGTGGGATATCCGTGAGCACACCCCGGTGACTGCATGA